A single Candidatus Caccoplasma merdavium DNA region contains:
- a CDS encoding Dabb family protein, which produces MIKHIVLFKLKNDIEPSQKEVLKQDFKRALEALSGKIDCLRSIEVGLNDNPEESFDIALTTTFDTFDDLRHYANHPAHLAAAAIIKEAKEARACVDYIF; this is translated from the coding sequence ATGATTAAACATATCGTCCTATTTAAATTGAAAAACGACATCGAGCCCAGCCAAAAAGAGGTTCTGAAACAAGACTTCAAAAGAGCGTTGGAAGCCTTGTCGGGAAAAATCGATTGCCTGCGTTCTATCGAAGTGGGGCTGAACGACAACCCCGAGGAGTCGTTCGACATTGCCCTGACCACCACATTCGACACGTTCGACGACCTGCGCCACTACGCCAACCACCCCGCCCACCTCGCGGCCGCAGCCATCATCAAAGAGGCCAAAGAGGCACGCGCCTGCGTCGACTATATATTCTGA
- a CDS encoding alpha/beta hydrolase, with the protein MLAVMAALSVGAASWAQEPLRIPVWPNGPAEDNGITAEEKITKEGRVVNSRTAELFVYLPAPEKNTGAAVVICPGGGYARQAMQHEGTMFAQMLVDKGVAGIILKYRLPNGHHAIPLADAQEAMRVVRRHADEWKINPSKVGIAGFSAGGHVASTLGTHCDSTCRPDFMLLFYPVVTMGKLTHAGSRDNLLGDQKNDAALVARYSNELQVSASTPPALFLLSDDDKSVPPANSVQMYLRMKELGIPSAMYIFPEGGHGWGCRPTFAYYEQWTQLMWRWLKNRQFIP; encoded by the coding sequence ATGTTGGCTGTGATGGCGGCACTCTCGGTCGGTGCGGCATCTTGGGCCCAAGAGCCGCTGCGGATTCCCGTGTGGCCGAACGGCCCGGCCGAAGACAATGGCATTACGGCCGAAGAGAAAATCACCAAGGAAGGCCGCGTGGTAAATTCCCGCACGGCCGAGCTTTTTGTCTATTTGCCTGCTCCTGAGAAAAATACCGGAGCCGCGGTAGTAATCTGTCCCGGCGGCGGATATGCCCGTCAGGCCATGCAGCACGAGGGAACGATGTTTGCCCAGATGCTCGTCGACAAAGGTGTTGCGGGCATCATTCTCAAATATCGCCTGCCCAACGGGCATCATGCCATACCCCTGGCCGATGCCCAGGAAGCCATGCGCGTGGTGCGCCGGCATGCCGATGAGTGGAAGATAAACCCGTCCAAAGTGGGAATTGCCGGTTTCTCGGCCGGCGGTCATGTGGCCTCGACGCTGGGTACCCACTGTGACTCGACATGCCGTCCCGATTTCATGCTCCTTTTCTATCCCGTAGTAACGATGGGAAAGCTCACGCACGCCGGTTCTCGCGACAATCTCCTGGGCGACCAGAAGAACGATGCCGCCCTTGTCGCCCGTTATTCCAACGAGCTGCAGGTTTCTGCCTCGACTCCGCCCGCGCTCTTCCTGTTGAGCGATGACGATAAGAGCGTGCCGCCGGCCAACAGCGTGCAGATGTATCTGCGCATGAAGGAGTTGGGTATTCCTTCGGCCATGTATATCTTTCCCGAAGGCGGGCATGGCTGGGGGTGTCGTCCAACCTTTGCCTACTATGAGCAGTGGACTCAGTTGATGTGGCGCTGGCTGAAAAATCGCCAATTTATCCCATGA
- a CDS encoding DUF3332 domain-containing protein, which translates to MKKKLIVALAVLVSGSLMFSSCIGSFGLTNKVFSWNKSVGEKWVNEIVFVAFCILPVYELTVIADALVINSIEFWSGSNPLADNVRHIEGENGDYLVESNANGYVITDEATQEKIELTYNSEEDSWAVNGVTFLTFVDDNYVNVYAGDGEMMQVEKSEAGLMAYKAVANSYMACK; encoded by the coding sequence ATGAAAAAGAAATTGATTGTGGCTTTGGCCGTGCTTGTAAGCGGGAGCTTGATGTTTTCTTCCTGCATCGGTTCATTCGGTCTGACCAATAAGGTCTTCTCCTGGAATAAAAGCGTGGGAGAAAAATGGGTCAATGAAATCGTGTTTGTCGCATTCTGTATTTTGCCCGTATATGAATTGACGGTTATTGCCGATGCTTTGGTTATCAACTCGATCGAATTCTGGTCGGGCTCGAATCCTTTGGCCGACAATGTGCGTCACATCGAAGGTGAAAACGGCGACTATCTTGTAGAGTCGAATGCAAATGGTTATGTGATTACCGATGAAGCTACCCAGGAAAAAATCGAACTCACTTACAACAGCGAAGAAGATTCGTGGGCAGTCAACGGCGTTACCTTCCTCACGTTTGTTGATGACAACTATGTAAACGTTTATGCCGGTGACGGTGAAATGATGCAAGTAGAGAAATCCGAGGCCGGTTTGATGGCCTACAAGGCCGTGGCCAACTCTTACATGGCTTGCAAATAA
- a CDS encoding aspartate--ammonia ligase, producing MSLIIPKHYTPKLLPETTEQAIKGLKDSFQRALAKNLNLRRVTAPLFVLSGTGINDDLNGVERAVKFPIKCMGDRQAEVVHSLAKWKRLKLGAYRIAPGYGLYTDMNAIRSDEELDNLHSLYVDQWDWEKSITEDDRNLDYLKNTVRKIYKALKDTEAELYEIHPHITPMLPEDIVFIHSEELLQMYPGLSPKAREYEAARKYGAIFIIGIGGKLSNGEPHDGRAPDYDDWTTRNSDGYYGLNGDIILWNSVLECPFEISSMGIRVDEKALRKQLEICGCTDRLNLDFHKALIRGDMPLSIGGGIGQSRLCMYLLQKAHIGEVQASIWPEEQIAECMKHNIYLI from the coding sequence ATGTCTCTAATCATACCCAAACACTACACGCCGAAACTGTTGCCCGAAACAACCGAGCAAGCCATCAAAGGGCTGAAAGACAGTTTCCAACGTGCATTAGCCAAGAACCTTAACCTTCGTCGTGTTACCGCCCCCCTGTTCGTGCTCTCGGGCACCGGCATCAACGACGACCTCAACGGCGTGGAACGAGCCGTAAAATTCCCCATAAAATGCATGGGTGACCGACAAGCCGAAGTGGTGCACTCCCTGGCCAAATGGAAACGGCTGAAACTCGGCGCCTACCGCATCGCTCCGGGATATGGATTATATACCGACATGAACGCCATTCGCTCCGACGAAGAACTCGACAACCTGCATTCGCTCTACGTCGACCAGTGGGACTGGGAGAAAAGCATCACCGAAGACGACCGCAATCTCGACTACCTCAAAAACACCGTGCGCAAAATCTACAAGGCTCTCAAAGACACCGAAGCCGAGCTCTACGAGATACACCCGCACATCACCCCCATGCTCCCCGAAGACATCGTCTTTATCCACTCCGAAGAACTGTTGCAAATGTATCCCGGCCTTTCACCCAAAGCCCGGGAATATGAAGCAGCCCGCAAATATGGAGCCATCTTCATCATCGGCATCGGCGGCAAACTCTCCAACGGCGAACCTCACGATGGTCGTGCCCCCGACTACGACGACTGGACCACTCGCAACTCCGACGGGTATTACGGCCTCAACGGCGACATCATCTTGTGGAACAGCGTCTTGGAGTGCCCGTTCGAAATATCGTCGATGGGTATCCGCGTCGACGAAAAAGCCCTGCGCAAGCAACTCGAAATATGCGGTTGCACCGACCGTCTGAACCTCGATTTCCACAAAGCGCTCATTCGCGGAGACATGCCCCTCTCCATCGGCGGAGGTATCGGCCAATCGCGATTGTGCATGTATCTGCTGCAAAAGGCACACATCGGCGAGGTGCAGGCCAGCATCTGGCCCGAGGAACAGATTGCCGAGTGCATGAAACACAACATCTACCTTATCTAA
- the metA gene encoding homoserine O-succinyltransferase encodes MPLNIPSKLPAVEILKSENIFVMDSSRASTQDIRPLRIIILNLMPLKITTETDLIRLLSNTPLQLEIDFLKIAGHVSKNTPVEHMMAFYKEFSEVCRQRYDGMIITGAPVEHMPFEEVSYWDEVSTIFDWARTHVTSTMYICWAAQAGLYHHYGIPKYPLDEKLFGVFSHSISPAGKNLPLFRGFDDEFFIPHSRHTAIHADDVRRCPELSIMAEGEISGPAVVIARNGREIFLTGHSEYAPDTLGNEYRRDLDKGLPIKMPQNYFRDNDPSQAPLVRWRAHANLLFSNWLNYYVYQETPYNIEDIR; translated from the coding sequence ATGCCGTTAAACATACCTTCGAAATTGCCGGCTGTCGAGATATTGAAGTCGGAAAATATTTTCGTGATGGATTCTTCCCGGGCTTCGACCCAGGACATACGTCCGTTGCGTATCATTATCCTCAATCTCATGCCGTTGAAGATAACGACCGAGACCGACCTTATCCGTCTTTTGTCGAACACGCCGTTGCAGCTCGAAATCGATTTCTTGAAAATCGCCGGACATGTTTCTAAAAATACGCCGGTCGAGCACATGATGGCATTCTACAAGGAGTTTTCCGAGGTGTGCCGGCAGCGTTACGACGGCATGATTATCACCGGGGCGCCGGTCGAGCACATGCCGTTCGAGGAGGTCTCTTATTGGGACGAGGTCTCTACCATATTCGACTGGGCCCGCACGCATGTGACCTCGACCATGTATATCTGTTGGGCGGCTCAGGCCGGGTTGTATCACCATTACGGCATACCCAAATATCCGCTCGACGAGAAACTCTTCGGGGTTTTCAGCCATTCGATTTCCCCGGCGGGGAAAAACTTGCCCTTGTTCCGAGGGTTCGATGATGAATTTTTTATTCCGCACAGCCGTCATACGGCCATTCATGCCGACGATGTGCGCCGTTGTCCGGAGTTGTCGATTATGGCCGAGGGCGAAATTTCGGGACCGGCGGTTGTCATAGCCCGCAATGGACGGGAGATTTTCCTGACCGGCCACTCCGAGTATGCTCCCGATACGCTCGGCAATGAATACCGCCGAGATTTGGACAAGGGGTTGCCCATAAAAATGCCGCAGAATTATTTCCGCGACAACGATCCCTCGCAAGCTCCGTTGGTACGCTGGCGGGCCCATGCCAATCTCCTTTTCTCGAATTGGCTTAACTATTACGTCTATCAGGAAACGCCTTATAATATCGAAGATATTAGATGA
- a CDS encoding U32 family peptidase → MIQPRKIELLAPARTADIGIEAILHGADAVYIGGPSFGARAAAANSVGEIARLADFAHRYEARVYVTLNTLLYDEELKPAERLIGELYRAGIDALLVQDMAVLRLDIPPVALHASTQTDNRSVEKVRFLHDVGFSRVVLARELSGKEICSIADAVPVELEVFVHGALCVSYSGQCYLSRALSGRSANRGECAQCCRLPYTLLDADGRPLIRDKHLLSLKDMNRSDRLEALLDAGVTSLKIEGRLKDLSYVKNVTAWYRQRLDELFARRPEYRAASAGRVECFFEPDPRKSFNRGFTRYFFDGPSEKGLGSPDTPKSLGEPLGRVLAVRGASLSVEKGAPLHNGDGLCFLNAKGVFEGFRVNRVEGTTLYPLEKPSLTPGTMLYRNYDHLFEQLLQKKSARRRIAVDLLFYEIPRGFALKVTDESGCSAVVARCWEKEEARTPQDDNQKKQLSRLGDTPFEARSVAISMRGKSYFIPSSLLADLRREAIDRLVQVRQMAYRRPRRRGEAAVAYPASSLSYLGNVSNALARAFYHAHGVENIEPAYECLPVEEGALMFTRFCIKRQWGKCPREKRSAQDREGWKEPLYLQYRDTRLRLEFDCARCQMRLYRVTPSRG, encoded by the coding sequence ATGATTCAACCCCGGAAAATCGAGTTGCTGGCACCGGCCCGGACGGCCGACATCGGCATCGAGGCCATACTCCACGGCGCCGACGCCGTCTACATCGGAGGTCCGAGTTTCGGAGCCCGGGCGGCTGCGGCCAACAGTGTCGGAGAGATTGCCCGGCTGGCCGATTTTGCCCATCGTTACGAGGCCCGGGTGTATGTCACGTTGAATACGCTGCTTTATGACGAGGAGCTCAAACCGGCTGAACGTCTTATCGGAGAACTTTATCGTGCCGGCATCGATGCTCTCCTTGTGCAGGATATGGCTGTTTTGCGTCTCGACATACCCCCCGTTGCCCTGCATGCCAGTACACAGACCGACAATCGCTCGGTCGAGAAAGTGCGCTTCCTCCATGACGTGGGATTTTCCCGTGTGGTGTTGGCGCGCGAGCTTTCGGGCAAGGAGATTTGCTCCATTGCCGATGCCGTTCCCGTGGAACTCGAAGTTTTTGTGCACGGCGCCCTGTGTGTCAGTTACAGCGGGCAGTGCTATCTGAGCCGCGCCCTTTCGGGTCGCAGCGCCAACCGGGGAGAGTGTGCCCAATGCTGCCGCCTGCCCTATACGCTGCTCGATGCCGACGGGCGGCCGCTCATACGCGACAAGCACCTGCTTTCGCTCAAAGACATGAACCGCTCCGACCGTTTGGAGGCATTGCTCGATGCCGGAGTCACCTCGCTGAAAATCGAAGGCCGTCTCAAAGACCTTTCTTATGTGAAAAACGTTACGGCCTGGTACCGTCAGCGCCTTGATGAGCTTTTTGCCCGCCGTCCCGAATATCGGGCTGCATCGGCGGGGCGGGTCGAGTGCTTTTTTGAACCCGACCCCCGAAAGAGCTTCAATCGCGGCTTTACCCGCTATTTTTTCGACGGCCCTTCCGAGAAGGGTTTGGGGTCGCCCGATACGCCCAAATCTCTGGGAGAACCCTTGGGACGGGTCTTGGCCGTGCGTGGCGCCTCTCTCTCGGTCGAGAAAGGTGCTCCCCTGCACAATGGCGATGGGCTCTGCTTTCTCAATGCCAAAGGCGTTTTCGAAGGGTTCCGGGTCAATCGGGTCGAGGGCACGACGCTCTATCCGCTCGAAAAACCTTCGCTCACACCCGGTACGATGCTTTATCGCAACTACGACCATCTCTTCGAACAGCTGTTGCAGAAGAAGAGCGCCCGGCGCCGCATTGCCGTCGACCTGCTGTTCTATGAGATTCCTCGCGGATTTGCGTTGAAGGTCACCGACGAGAGCGGCTGCTCGGCTGTCGTGGCTCGATGCTGGGAAAAAGAAGAGGCGCGCACCCCGCAGGACGATAACCAGAAAAAACAACTTTCGCGTTTGGGTGACACCCCGTTTGAGGCGCGTTCGGTTGCCATATCGATGCGGGGAAAGAGTTATTTTATTCCGTCGTCGCTGTTGGCCGATTTGCGACGCGAGGCGATAGACCGTCTCGTGCAGGTGCGTCAGATGGCATACCGTCGACCCCGTCGCCGGGGAGAGGCGGCGGTCGCTTATCCGGCCTCGTCGCTGAGCTACCTGGGCAATGTGTCCAATGCTTTGGCGCGGGCGTTCTATCACGCTCACGGCGTGGAAAACATAGAGCCGGCCTACGAGTGCTTGCCGGTGGAGGAGGGGGCGTTGATGTTTACCCGCTTCTGCATCAAAAGGCAATGGGGGAAATGCCCGCGCGAAAAGCGTTCCGCGCAAGACCGGGAGGGGTGGAAAGAACCTCTCTATCTGCAATATCGCGATACGCGGTTGCGCCTCGAATTTGATTGTGCCCGCTGTCAAATGCGCCTTTACCGGGTGACGCCGTCCCGAGGGTGA
- the purH gene encoding bifunctional phosphoribosylaminoimidazolecarboxamide formyltransferase/IMP cyclohydrolase: protein MAENKKIKTALVSVYHKDGLDEILKKLHGDGVEFISTGGTQSFIESLGIPCRSVESLTGYPSILGGRVKTLHPKVFGGILNRREVEGDREQIAEYEIPEIDLVIVDLYPFEETVASGADESAIIEKIDIGGISLIRAAAKNFKDVVIVASKAQYAPLLDMLNEKGANSSLEDRYWFAKEAFAVSSGYDTAIFNYFDGGNYSAFRAACNDSKPLRYGENPHQKGFFFGNFDDMFEQLHGKEISYNNLLDIDAAVSLISEFDELTFAILKHNNACGLASRPTLLEAWKDALAGDPVSAFGGVLVTNAVVDAATAEEINKLFFEVIIAPGYEQAALDIFYQKKNRIVLVQKKAPEATIQFRSLLNGVLMQEKDLHRESPEELRQITEKAVTPEEIEDLLFANKIVKHSKSNSIVLAKGKQLYASGVGQTSRVDSLRQAIEKAKSFNFDLKGAVMASDAFFPFPDCVEIAHKEGIDTVIQPGGSVRDDLTIDYCNQNGIAMVFTGIRHFKH, encoded by the coding sequence ATGGCTGAAAATAAGAAAATCAAAACCGCACTGGTATCGGTTTATCACAAAGACGGACTGGACGAGATTCTGAAAAAACTGCATGGCGACGGCGTGGAGTTTATATCGACCGGTGGTACACAATCATTTATCGAGTCGCTCGGCATTCCCTGCCGCAGTGTCGAAAGCCTCACGGGCTATCCCTCGATATTGGGCGGCCGCGTGAAAACGTTGCACCCCAAGGTCTTTGGCGGCATACTCAATCGTCGCGAGGTAGAAGGCGACCGGGAGCAGATTGCCGAATATGAAATTCCCGAAATCGACTTGGTTATCGTAGACCTTTATCCCTTCGAGGAGACGGTGGCTTCGGGAGCCGATGAAAGTGCCATCATCGAGAAAATCGATATAGGCGGCATCTCCCTCATTCGTGCCGCTGCCAAAAATTTCAAGGACGTCGTTATCGTTGCTTCCAAGGCACAATACGCTCCTCTGCTCGATATGCTCAACGAGAAAGGTGCCAACTCTTCGCTCGAAGACCGTTACTGGTTTGCCAAGGAGGCATTTGCCGTGTCTTCGGGATACGACACCGCCATATTCAACTATTTCGATGGCGGAAATTACTCGGCCTTCCGTGCCGCCTGCAACGACTCCAAACCGTTGCGTTATGGTGAGAACCCCCACCAGAAAGGATTCTTCTTCGGCAACTTCGACGACATGTTCGAGCAGCTTCATGGCAAGGAAATATCCTACAACAACCTGCTCGACATCGATGCGGCGGTATCGCTCATCTCCGAGTTCGATGAATTGACATTTGCCATACTGAAACACAACAATGCCTGTGGTCTCGCTTCGCGTCCCACGTTGCTCGAAGCCTGGAAAGATGCCTTGGCCGGTGACCCCGTATCGGCGTTTGGCGGTGTGCTGGTGACCAATGCCGTGGTCGATGCCGCTACGGCCGAGGAGATAAACAAACTCTTCTTCGAAGTCATCATCGCTCCCGGTTATGAGCAGGCCGCTCTCGATATTTTCTATCAAAAGAAAAACCGTATCGTGCTTGTGCAGAAAAAAGCACCCGAAGCCACCATACAATTCCGTTCGCTGCTCAATGGCGTGCTGATGCAAGAAAAAGACTTGCACCGGGAGTCGCCCGAGGAGTTGAGACAAATCACCGAAAAAGCTGTGACGCCGGAGGAAATCGAGGACTTGTTGTTTGCCAACAAGATTGTGAAACACAGCAAATCAAACTCTATCGTTTTGGCCAAGGGCAAACAACTCTATGCCAGTGGCGTGGGACAGACGTCGCGCGTCGACTCGCTGCGTCAGGCCATCGAGAAGGCCAAGTCGTTCAATTTCGACCTCAAAGGCGCTGTCATGGCTTCCGATGCTTTCTTCCCCTTCCCCGATTGCGTGGAGATCGCCCACAAGGAAGGCATCGACACGGTAATACAACCCGGCGGCTCGGTACGCGATGACCTTACCATCGACTATTGCAACCAGAACGGCATTGCCATGGTATTTACGGGAATCCGTCACTTCAAACACTAA
- a CDS encoding rod shape-determining protein translates to MGFFSFNQEIAIDLGTANTIILYNDKIVVDAPSMVALDNRTGKLKAVGHEAQAMYGRAPENIRVIRPLQNGVIADFNAAEQMMRGMMKMVSMRNTLFSSSLRMVVCIPSGSTEVEIRAVRDSSEHVGGRDVYMIYEPMAAAIGVGIDVEAPEGNMIVDIGGGTTEIAVISLGGIVTNKSIRVAGDEFNEDIREYMGRQYNIKLGERTAELIKINVGSALNELENPPEDYIVHGPNRMTSLPMELPVTYQDVAHCIEKSVSKIEAAVLSALDSTPPELYADIVRNGIYLTGGGALLRGLDKRLTDKIGIAFHVAEDPLLAVARGTGIALKNVDKFSFLMR, encoded by the coding sequence ATGGGATTTTTCTCTTTCAATCAAGAAATAGCCATTGACTTGGGCACGGCCAACACGATTATTCTCTACAACGACAAAATCGTGGTCGATGCCCCTTCCATGGTCGCTCTCGACAACCGCACGGGTAAACTCAAAGCTGTCGGCCATGAGGCACAGGCCATGTATGGCCGCGCCCCCGAAAACATTCGCGTGATACGTCCGTTGCAGAACGGTGTGATTGCCGACTTCAACGCTGCCGAGCAGATGATGCGCGGCATGATGAAGATGGTCTCCATGCGCAACACCCTCTTCTCTTCGTCGCTGCGCATGGTCGTGTGCATTCCGTCGGGCAGTACCGAGGTTGAGATTCGTGCCGTGCGCGACTCTTCGGAGCACGTTGGCGGCCGTGATGTGTATATGATTTACGAGCCGATGGCCGCCGCCATCGGTGTGGGTATCGACGTGGAAGCCCCCGAAGGCAACATGATTGTCGACATAGGAGGCGGTACCACCGAGATTGCCGTCATCTCCTTGGGCGGCATCGTCACCAACAAGTCGATACGCGTGGCAGGAGACGAGTTCAATGAAGACATTCGCGAGTATATGGGTCGCCAGTACAACATCAAGTTGGGCGAACGCACGGCGGAGTTGATAAAAATCAATGTCGGTTCGGCCCTGAACGAGCTCGAAAATCCCCCCGAGGATTATATCGTGCACGGCCCCAACCGCATGACCTCTCTGCCCATGGAGTTGCCGGTAACCTATCAAGACGTGGCGCATTGCATCGAAAAGTCGGTTTCGAAAATCGAAGCCGCCGTGTTGAGCGCCCTCGATTCCACGCCTCCCGAGCTCTATGCCGATATTGTGCGCAACGGTATCTATCTCACCGGTGGCGGGGCATTGCTCCGAGGTCTCGACAAACGTCTCACCGACAAAATCGGCATCGCCTTCCATGTCGCCGAAGACCCCTTGCTCGCTGTTGCCCGCGGAACAGGTATCGCCTTGAAAAATGTCGACAAATTTTCTTTCCTGATGCGCTGA